One Aureibacillus halotolerans genomic region harbors:
- a CDS encoding Gfo/Idh/MocA family protein encodes MTNQKELRIGMVGYSFMGRAHTQAYRDVSYYFKPELKPVLKAISGRNEANVKAAAEQLGFESIETDWKKLIERDDIDLIDIVTPNNSHAEIAIAAAKAGKHVICEKPLSMSVEEAKEMKQAVEEAGVIHMICHNYRFSPAVQYAKQLISEGKLGKIHHFRGVYLQDWLLDPKTPMTWRMKKAVTGYGTHGDIAAHSIDLARFLVGEITDVAGMLKTFVNERPVAGTENETDTVDVDDASAFITQFENGAMGVFEASRFAGGNRNGNRFEINGEKGSIKWDLENLNNLHVYFHDDEPGLQGFRLINCTESEHPYAGAYWPSGHILGYEHTFINLVHDLIEGISTGKNPTPNFNDGVENQKVLEAVAEASEKKSWVQIPHN; translated from the coding sequence ATGACCAACCAGAAAGAATTGCGTATTGGCATGGTGGGGTACAGCTTTATGGGCCGTGCTCATACTCAAGCCTATCGTGACGTATCGTATTATTTTAAACCTGAATTAAAGCCTGTTCTGAAGGCGATTTCAGGAAGAAACGAAGCCAATGTGAAAGCAGCCGCTGAACAATTGGGCTTTGAAAGCATTGAAACGGATTGGAAGAAGCTCATTGAGAGAGATGACATTGATCTCATTGATATTGTTACTCCAAACAACTCTCATGCAGAAATTGCCATCGCAGCAGCGAAAGCTGGCAAGCACGTCATTTGTGAAAAACCTTTGTCAATGTCAGTTGAAGAGGCAAAGGAAATGAAGCAGGCTGTCGAAGAAGCTGGTGTCATTCATATGATTTGCCATAACTATCGCTTCTCGCCAGCAGTGCAATATGCCAAACAGCTCATCTCGGAAGGAAAACTCGGCAAAATCCATCATTTCCGAGGTGTTTATCTGCAGGACTGGCTACTTGATCCGAAGACACCAATGACTTGGAGAATGAAAAAGGCGGTTACTGGATATGGCACGCATGGTGACATTGCGGCACACAGCATCGACCTTGCTCGCTTTCTTGTCGGGGAAATCACAGATGTTGCAGGGATGTTAAAAACGTTCGTTAACGAACGTCCAGTGGCTGGCACTGAAAATGAGACCGACACGGTTGATGTTGATGATGCGTCGGCCTTTATCACTCAGTTCGAAAATGGAGCAATGGGCGTTTTTGAAGCAAGTCGTTTTGCTGGTGGAAATCGCAATGGAAATCGCTTTGAGATTAACGGGGAAAAAGGCTCCATCAAATGGGACCTTGAAAATCTTAACAATCTCCATGTGTATTTTCATGATGATGAGCCTGGACTGCAAGGCTTTCGCCTAATCAACTGTACGGAGTCTGAGCATCCCTATGCAGGTGCCTATTGGCCATCAGGGCACATTCTCGGGTACGAGCATACGTTCATTAACCTTGTGCATGACCTTATTGAAGGCATTAGCACTGGCAAAAATCCGACGCCTAATTTCAATGATGGTGTTGAAAATCAAAAGGTACTTGAAGCCGTTGCCGAAGCTTCTGAAAAGAAAAGCTGGGTACAGATTCCTCATAACTGA
- the xylB gene encoding xylulokinase, producing MSYVAGIDLGTSAVKVLLVDKHGNVKGEASSPLDMHVAAGGVREQNPDQWVDATIEALKKIVESVPEAATSIEGMSFSGQMHGLVLLDEKRQVLRPAMLWNDTRTSAECELIRTTLGEELYTYTKNPALEGFTLPKLLWVKAHEPDLFSKATSFVLPKDYLRYRLTGALHMEPSDAAGTLLFHPAKKAWSHEMCHALDIPVSMCPEIVLSTDEVGTLVRDVATQIGVSNDIKVFAGGADNACGALGAGIIAPGETLCSIGTSGVILSYEEQDIDVDGGVHFFNHAKDNVFYTMGVTLAAGYSLQWAKDQLAPNESFEALLDGIETIPPGSRGLLFTPFLNGERTPYSDASIRASWIGMDAEHTRVHLAKAVMEGITFSLNESLQLFRQAGKTINTVVSIGGGAKNPAWLQMQADIFNATVVSLENEQGPSLGAAIIAAAGCGWAPSIDMVVKKFVRRKQEFHPVKENVETYQNIFQLYQQVYKQTAEMCESLAVYRG from the coding sequence GTGAGCTACGTTGCTGGCATTGATTTAGGAACGAGTGCAGTAAAAGTACTACTTGTCGATAAACATGGTAATGTCAAAGGGGAGGCCTCAAGCCCACTTGATATGCATGTCGCTGCTGGTGGAGTGCGTGAGCAGAACCCAGATCAGTGGGTGGACGCCACAATTGAAGCCTTGAAGAAAATTGTCGAAAGTGTTCCAGAAGCTGCGACAAGCATCGAGGGCATGAGCTTCTCGGGTCAGATGCATGGCCTCGTGCTCCTCGATGAAAAACGACAGGTGCTTCGTCCGGCGATGCTTTGGAATGATACCCGAACGTCGGCTGAATGCGAGTTAATTCGGACGACGCTTGGTGAGGAGCTGTATACGTACACAAAAAATCCAGCACTCGAAGGTTTTACGTTACCGAAACTGCTTTGGGTCAAGGCGCATGAGCCAGACCTTTTCTCAAAGGCAACATCGTTTGTATTGCCGAAGGATTATTTGCGCTACCGTCTGACTGGTGCGCTTCACATGGAGCCATCTGATGCTGCGGGTACATTATTGTTCCATCCTGCAAAGAAAGCCTGGAGCCATGAGATGTGCCATGCTCTGGACATTCCAGTATCCATGTGCCCTGAAATCGTGCTGTCGACAGACGAGGTGGGCACATTGGTTCGTGATGTAGCAACCCAAATTGGGGTGTCGAACGACATCAAGGTGTTTGCAGGCGGAGCCGATAATGCATGTGGGGCGCTTGGAGCGGGCATTATTGCACCAGGCGAAACGCTGTGTAGTATCGGGACCTCTGGGGTCATCCTCTCTTATGAAGAACAAGATATCGATGTCGATGGTGGTGTTCACTTTTTTAATCACGCCAAAGACAATGTGTTTTATACAATGGGTGTGACGCTTGCTGCTGGGTATAGTCTGCAATGGGCGAAGGATCAATTAGCGCCGAACGAATCCTTCGAAGCATTGCTCGATGGGATTGAAACCATCCCACCAGGAAGCCGCGGATTGTTATTTACACCATTTCTAAATGGGGAGCGGACCCCTTACTCAGACGCCTCTATTCGGGCTAGCTGGATTGGTATGGATGCGGAGCACACGCGTGTCCACCTTGCCAAAGCAGTGATGGAAGGCATTACATTCTCCCTGAATGAATCTTTGCAGCTATTCCGTCAAGCAGGAAAAACGATCAATACCGTCGTTTCAATTGGCGGCGGAGCAAAAAATCCTGCGTGGCTCCAAATGCAAGCAGATATTTTTAATGCCACCGTCGTATCACTTGAAAATGAACAAGGACCAAGTCTCGGTGCGGCGATTATTGCAGCAGCTGGCTGTGGTTGGGCACCATCAATCGACATGGTTGTTAAAAAGTTTGTCAGAAGAAAGCAGGAATTCCACCCTGTGAAAGAGAATGTTGAAACGTATCAAAACATTTTCCAACTGTATCAACAAGTGTATAAGCAAACGGCAGAAATGTGTGAATCTCTGGCTGTTTATCGAGGATAA